The genomic DNA TCTGTCTGCCACTCACCGCCATCAATCAGAGATAAACAATGTAGACCTTTCTGGGAGCTGCACCCTCAGGTCAGATTCtggttccagaatgcagataatgtctgcaaAATCGTCAACAGAAACTTGCAATCCTGCTTGTGCTTGCTGGATGCAGAGTGCCAATCCTCCAGAGTAAAATCCCTAGATGGGGAGAGCCACCAGAGACAGGGTGAGTAAATCATGTATCCCGTTCCTTGAAGCCTCGTTTGGAGCCTCCCTTGTCGATCCTGTCCTCTGATACCCCAGGTAAGGTGTAACTTAGGACTTTGCGAGGAAGGACCCGCTGAGTGTAAGGGGGACATGTTCGGATGACCTCTCATCAAAGGAGACGCAGGAATTTCCAAAGAGAAACTCCTCACTTGATCATTTCCCtgcagatatacaaaaaaaaaaaaaacacttttattttgGAAAACAGAGTTATCAAATGCCTCCTGTTCAAAAATCAATGCAATGCCTTAAAACCATTATAAGGAGGTACCTTTTACAACTAATATCTAAAAACAATAGTAGATTTTCTGAAAACCCGGAAGCAATGTTTCCTTCTCATGGTGAAAACTAAATAattaaagacaaaaagaaaaaaagaaccacAATCGGCAATTATTTTAGACATTTGGTCATAATTACTAATGTGTTCCTCCCTCTCATTCTTTCTACGTGTCTGCATGAGAAGTGGAGAGACACACCTGATTTATTTTACTTTTGCCtgtttcacagatatatatatatatatatatatatatatatatatatatatatatatatatatatatatatatatatatatatatatatatatatatatatatatatatatatatatatatatatatatatatatatatatatatatatatatatatatatatatatatatatagcttttaacAGAATCAAATTTGATATTGCTTTGTGTAAAAAAAGTACTCGAAAGTGAGAAGATTCATATTAAGTCTAATCGTATAAATTCCTTTCGAGATTtatattcaatatgaataaaagtaataaatattaacgttactcttctcaataaatgtatttgaaatattcACTCGAAATATTACTCTTTCGGTTCATTTCATTAGGAGTAGTAACTACAAatattactcttttcattcaattcttcaaaagtagtaactccttatcatatccatttcatataattcattaaaaaaacaagTCAAAATTCTTACCTTAAAAACCCTACATCATCCTATTTTTTCTCTTCTCCAATATCCTTCAGCTCTGTGTTCCTTCTCTTCTGATCAgatgttgactcaatgggtctgacagacgctggtctaacatatcaGCTTTTCTTAGGTCCAGCAGATGGCGATGCACAATCTCCCTGTGCACcagtcaatcagtcagtcagtcaatcagtcttttgttctaccagttcatctgatctgcaattgaaAATAGCATCAACATATGAGGGCATTACAAAGTTCAAGTGTTTTACCTAAGACAGAATCTCTAAAATAAACAGCTCAGTTTGATGTTCATTTACTTGAATcattaaatggagaaataaattgattgacaataatgatattatcCCCGAGCAGCAAAGCAGATCCATTTTAATATATAAGTTCATAAAAATAGTTTTACTTCTGAtatgtttactttaatgttacaACTAATCATATATAGAACAAGACATtacacaaagaactcacctgtcagactgttattgagattatttttttttcttttattgcctggCGTTGTCCCTTTGAAGGACTTTATAAGGATATTGTCTTTGTTCacctcctaagagagagagagagagagagagagagagagagagagagagagagagagagagagagagagagagagagagagagagagactttttcctgAAGAGCTTTTGCTCTACAGATTCCGTCCAGAACTTTAAGGGAATATTAGGGACATATCATATGACATTATCAATGGAGAttagtataaaatgaataaaaattgaaaggtgatgaaaacacaatttttattattcacagatttatttatgatgagctccactattacatattacctaccatcacctcaaccatctccgtcaagatcacttaaatagattttgtttacatGAATAGATAATAGACAATGTTTAGAGTGAATCTTAACACATTCAAGATTTgcaatattttgataagaatatatCATGATATAAGTCAAACACTACTTtggtaattaaaaatattaattgtatatgaatgataacaaaaaagaaaagttttgaaaataGATATAAGAGAAGAGAATGAACAGTAgaatgaacataataaaagttTTCAAAAACAATAGATTTCTATGAAAAGATTTAATTGTTCcctaacaattaaatatatatatgtatgtatatatatatatatatatatatatatatatatatatatatatatatatatatatatatatatatatatatatatatatatataaaatcacattccAATCGAGAAATGACCATTACGATCTGAAAGTCATatttataatgtaattattataaaaaactaGTTAAACTTGAATCATTTAGTGAAagattatgaattagaatttggtgattAACATTTTGAGACATTTGTTTCACAACTAAAGGGTCAGATGTTATTGAACTTCTTCTTTTCAGTTGACGCCTCAGGGATCGTCATCATTTTCTCTCTAACTAAGGAACATCTGAGCATAAGTCCACCTACCGAACAAAGAAGAAAACACCATTATGAAATAGACTTTGGTTGTTTGCGATGACTCAGCAAAAAAGCTAACGAAATATGTTGAGAATTGAAAGAAGAGAGGAAAGAATTTGAGGGAACCATAAATAATGAGATTCAAACAAACATGATCAGATATTCTAATTAAATGATAATGAGGAGAATAATAAGGAAAAGTGAAGATAATAATGAGGTGGAAATTGCTCTacacatcaacacctctctatcatccacacaacgacattctctggaaatgtctctgattccattaatgaagatacaaaggaatatcaagtgatcgaatgaggagaagaaaaaactaataagaaacaaatcatagaccaaagccaaaaagaaaaatagttttgaaacttGGTTTATAATGAATAGAGATTAGTTATTTAGGCTCATCACTTGATGAAAGGTTTAGAacgttgctggagagagagagagagagagagagagagagagagagagagagagagagagagagagagagagagagagaagcgtgatGATGAAGATGCATAAATGGCGTGATGACAAATAACAATTAGACCTATATAAAAAATTACCCAATTTTATGGAATAAATCAGTTTTTTAGGCCCATGGCctgcttaaaggagagagagagagagagagagagagagagagagagagagatgccgcctAAATACAATTAATACCGTGAAAAAATAGACCTATGATATAAAAAATTACCAGACCTAattatatagattaatttttagGCCTATGGTCTGCTCAAAGGCTTAAGAggaatgttaagagagagagagagagagagagagagagagagagagagagagataaaaatcgtacaatacagatgaagaaggagaagaaaacaaagaagcaaactcaccatatAACACCCAatctacatccggtggattcctttgccttaaggtGCATCTCTCtaagtaaggcttcgtcatctggtcgtgcATCTTCTGGGAAACTGATGAACTCTtccaccctgactcccttcaaggagttcaTCATTGGGAGGAGGAAATCCCGAGGACTCCTCCTCTTCTTGGAACACCGAGGGAAGCAGATTGAAGTgaaggatctgttgggaagaagaagaaggaaaagaagaaaaatccgatgaaatgaaaggaaaggaaaagaaaaagaaaggaaatgatgtcaaccatatttttaattattgttttattgacatcttgttttgttaagataaaCAAGTgcctccagacacacacacacacatacacagtattgCATTTCATTTTTAATGATcccaaataggatatgaattgaaaataaaaaataaacctttaaaacatttgaaaagtgtacaaattgataaacttatttctatttctataataattaataattgactcTTTCTATTAATAGGCTTATgagatttttctttttccaaatctgATGTAGATTTAAAGTCTtatttaaatcatttttttctgttcaaaaattaatataataattaaattctctctctctctctctctctctctctctctctctctctctctctctctctctctatggaatgatgtctcctcacctccttgcatcctgttgTTGCAATGCcggaaggatgtccccaaccttctcgatgtcttcttcctggaCATCGCTGACCAAGACATTGATATTTGGATCCTCCTCCAAGAAAGGAATTgggtgactgacgctgctgacatccTTGGCACTAAAGTGAATCCCTGAAAGAGAAAAAggttcaaagaagaagaagaagaagaagaagaagaagaagaagaagaagagaaaaacaacaacaacaacaatcacttagaggaaaatgaaaatcacaaccaagcattttctatctgtttctttcgtaagattttaaaggaaaagaccaaatgggaataatgataactgaaacaacGAATTTAGAGACGAAATTACTAAAGTTAGGAGCTATGGGTTTgcgttgatgtgtgtgtgtgcgagttaatctgtgtgcgtgcgtgagtcaaTGTCTGTGTGTGCGTTAGTTAATGTGTGTGCACGCGAGCATTGTAGCTTCTATCATATTATGGGATGTGTTGATGGTTGATGTGTGTGGGATGATATCGGTCTCCTCATGATACACTCGTATTGAGAACTGTATAAAGAAACTtagccaataacaactcagcttcattGAAATATCACAATATTATTTGTCGAGAGAAACTTTTCACGTCCCTTTCGGTGATTGGTTCTTGAGAACAAATGACTCCACCCACAtttttgtagagaaccaatcagcaaagaaaggaggcggagtcaggaggaacCTCGATTGACTATCACTGTTCCCGATACTAGTTTCCTCTTCATTACCATCATGATCATTACTATTTTATTCATTACTGTCACCATCATTATTTGTGAAATCAATAGTGACAATAGTGATATAGTAATGTCAATTTAAACTGAATCgtttcctttttatataagaaagGGAATAAATGAAAACTTAGCATCGAAAGCTTTTAAATTActtcaaatcagatgaaaacaatattgtcttatgtaagaaaaacaaaacacCTGATTGAGCCTTGAATATAAAGTTCAAAATTTatacagcaataatgataataataatgatagttacaataatagaaataaatgataataacgatattaacagaacgaatgacaggaatgggataaggggaagaaggcgagatatcataaagtccctcagaggaaaggaagacagaaatTCTGTCGTCCTTCTCTTTAACTCACCTAAATCTTgaatctcttttgtctcttgcaaagatcgacagaaggcgtcgaggctgactTGGTCCGGAATCCCAACTCTCAGTCCCTTCACATTTGGAGGGATTTGAAACGTTGGGTTCCAGATGCCTTTGTATTtctcacaactgttccaaagagaagaaaagaaagaaataattattagattcgatcgggaattttattaagtggaatgatgatgatgattaagatgattaaggagacgatgacgatgacaatgatgatgatgatgatgatgatgataagaatgaaaagtaaaaaggaataatttggtcgaatattgaaatttatatcatctATAAATGAGAAGGAGAGTAAATTTGagactttttttataatgaatctaatgatgaccgtgatgatgatgatgatgatgatgatgatgatgttgatgatgatgttactAGTAATATAAGGATATAGACTATGAGACTCAAGTTGAGGATTGTGGCAAAGTTTGTAGCCTAATTATTCATGTCTATCTTCATTTCTCTTTAAAAGTaagcttaacatatatatatatatatatatatatatatatatatatatatatatatatatatatatatatatatatatgtgtgtgtgtgtgtgtgtgtgtgtgtgtgtgattgtgtgtgtgtgtgtgtgtgtgtatttgtgtttttatGTATCACTATCTTTTTCATAAAGATATTGGATGATATTAGTTAAGAAATAGGCTGATATTCAGAATAACTGtcagaaaagcaaaggaaaaggcaaaacttACTCTTCGCTGAGCAGACTTTTGATTGACTCTGTTTCCTCTGCGTTAATAGACGTAAATTCTTTAAAGCTGCTATGAAGCAATATTACTCTTGGGTAAACCTGGTGTCGCAAGAGATGTTTGGTTAGTACCTCGAAGCCGGAGATACTTTCTTCGAGGTGTATAAAAATTCTAATCtcatctctgtttgggagaggaggATCAGTGGCTGCAAGGAGGGCGATGTAAGACTCGAATGATGAGTCAGTGATTAAAGTGTTGCCATCAATCAAGCAAAACCTCTGCGCTATCCAGCGTGAGAGTTCGTCATTGCACTTTATGTTGTGCATGACTTTCAGGAAGGAGTCTTTGTCCTTCAGTCCTGACTTCTCTAGGAGTTTCAGGATCTCAATCTTGGTTGCCAGTGGCACCTCCACTTCCCCCACGTGGAAAATGCTTAGTGTCTGGATAAGTAGGTTTTGATACTTCTCCAGAGAGTTAGGGAGAGAGCCCCCATGCAGCTCTTTCAGAACGTTTGTCACTCTAGATGTTTTCGTTGACATAAGAATAGCAAGAAATTTTGCCAGGAGGCCAGAATTTTTGACTGGGCAGGTCACTTGTCTATAGATTTTGTAACCCCCCATGAACTCCATGAAACccttatgagggaaagtgtaataggagttgttgaaggaggtgactttctttaggaaggctccagCCAGCTCTTCTATTGGTAATCCCAAATGAAGACATAGATCAGTCAATCTTTGATAGACCGAATCGGGaagatttataaaatcatctttcaatCGTTTGAGAGATTCCCAAGAGAGTTCctccagaaatatatttattttgtgttgcaagacACTTAATTCTAAGTCACAAGTAGATCGGTTCCTCtgcaaacgctcctctaatttggagatgataagaaggaaaatctgccagtagagctcagcctcagttgtgattctgtttacatcatctggtttaaacatccaaagaattgtgaggagacagagattataggcgacttcccacactatgctcattttgtgttcagttttcttaAGGAATTCTAATAGTTTCTCTAGCTCGTGTAAAACTGGAGaatctttgggtagactcaagaagtatttagttacaaactcttctcttttgttggCTTTAATTCCTACAAGCCGAAGATGAACAGCATTCAGAGCTCTGGAATACAGAtgagcattcagtttctcttcagcttcaggtctggtcgtaacgataacagttaattggctgtagagtttgtttaaagaaagaatatggttgaaAAGGCCAGATGAACTCTTGTTGAGCTCATCGTAGCCATCTAAGATGACCAGAGTTTTTTGTCCTAAGACAGCTTTAACAAGGTCTCCATCCCTGAATGAGCGATGAACTTCTTCTCCCAAAGAGAATTCAATAAGCGTATCAAATGTATTAACAATATctcttaattctgcataaaagagcaGATGAAAGGAGCTGAGGCCTTTGATGGAGGGTCTTTGGTTGACCCAatcagatgttatctttttcactagagtgctcttgcccattcctgcatgtcctttgagcaaaataaaacttccagcgtcagaacccgaggctacatctattatgtcctccagtaaaacttcctttttctttccatcctgattcatttctatttctgtgaatatttcattcactggcaactgccttccatctcctttcactattaaggacagtggatttatggttgtGTTTCGATTCAAGACATCTTTCAAGAATGGAACACCTTTATTCCTTATCAATGCTATCTGTTCAGAGAAGAACAATTCCTTCTTGTACTCATCAAGGGTCTTTGGCGAAATGTCTGCATCTCTTATTTCATTGAGCTTTTTGTTGAAATTAGCAACATTTGCATCAATCTCTGTCTGGCTGACATGTGAACATATATTGCCAACATTGCAAAGTGCTCTCTCCATTAGTGTacggatttcttcaattttgtcaaagaaatcttTCCTATTTAGATTGAGAGATTCATGAGCTATGGTATTTCTTATGTCCTTTAAAGATGTGATAAGACATTCTGGTTCTTTACCGCTTCCTGATGACCAGGCAATGTCATCTTTTCCAGCAAAGACTCCTTTACAATgtttcaaaaggagaaaaataagggttatatcccacTTAGCAACATCTGTTGGATACTTTTGCAACGTCTTAAGCTGTTCTGAATAGAGCTTCTTCTTTAGTTTATTCAACTCTACATTTTTGTTCTCCAGGTAAGTTAAGAATTGGATTGACTGATCCCAATCTGGGTTTCCCCAGATGAGAAACAGCTGCAGCAAGGGACATATAACCTCATCCAAGATCTTCCATTGTCTGACCCTATA from Palaemon carinicauda isolate YSFRI2023 chromosome 34, ASM3689809v2, whole genome shotgun sequence includes the following:
- the LOC137626435 gene encoding uncharacterized protein, encoding MTSRPVFNECDRYRVRQWKILDEVICPLLQLFLIWGNPDWDQSIQFLTYLENKNVELNKLKKKLYSEQLKTLQKYPTDVAKWDITLIFLLLKHCKGVFAGKDDIAWSSGSGKEPECLITSLKDIRNTIAHESLNLNRKDFFDKIEEIRTLMERALCNVGNICSHVSQTEIDANVANFNKKLNEIRDADISPKTLDEYKKELFFSEQIALIRNKGVPFLKDVLNRNTTINPLSLIVKGDGRQLPVNEIFTEIEMNQDGKKKEVLLEDIIDVASGSDAGSFILLKGHAGMGKSTLVKKITSDWVNQRPSIKGLSSFHLLFYAELRDIVNTFDTLIEFSLGEEVHRSFRDGDLVKAVLGQKTLVILDGYDELNKSSSGLFNHILSLNKLYSQLTVIVTTRPEAEEKLNAHLYSRALNAVHLRLVGIKANKREEFVTKYFLSLPKDSPVLHELEKLLEFLKKTEHKMSIVWEVAYNLCLLTILWMFKPDDVNRITTEAELYWQIFLLIISKLEERLQRNRSTCDLELSVLQHKINIFLEELSWESLKRLKDDFINLPDSVYQRLTDLCLHLGLPIEELAGAFLKKVTSFNNSYYTFPHKGFMEFMGGYKIYRQVTCPVKNSGLLAKFLAILMSTKTSRVTNVLKELHGGSLPNSLEKYQNLLIQTLSIFHVGEVEVPLATKIEILKLLEKSGLKDKDSFLKVMHNIKCNDELSRWIAQRFCLIDGNTLITDSSFESYIALLAATDPPLPNRDEIRIFIHLEESISGFEVLTKHLLRHQVYPRVILLHSSFKEFTSINAEETESIKSLLSEDCEKYKGIWNPTFQIPPNVKGLRVGIPDQVSLDAFCRSLQETKEIQDLGIHFSAKDVSSVSHPIPFLEEDPNINVLVSDVQEEDIEKVGDILPALQQQDARRSFTSICFPRCSKKRRSPRDFLLPMMNSLKGVRVEEFISFPEDARPDDEALLREMHLKAKESTGCRLGVIWWTYAQMFLS